A genomic window from Antedon mediterranea chromosome 4, ecAntMedi1.1, whole genome shotgun sequence includes:
- the LOC140046149 gene encoding fucose mutarotase-like isoform X2, with protein MQTFLQVQYANQDQSLYVQTVRGNDIPGLLKAILTLLPLDTYVDQPAVVMQLVDSDAQRQLKTPVWEIYKEMLTEAEGRQIELRKVERFKFYDRARTAFAVVATGEKALYGNLILKKGVISSSQ; from the exons ATGCAAACTTTCCTTCAAGTTCAATATGCAAATCAGGACCAATCCTTATACGTGCAGACGGTAAGAg gcaATGATATTCCAGGCCTTCTGAAGGCAATTTTGACACTTCTACCATTAGACACCTATGTCGATCAACCT GCAGTGGTGATGCAGTTAGTGGATAGTGATGCTCAGCGACAGTTAAAAACCCCTGTTTGggaaatatataaagaaatgttAACAGAGGCAGAAGGTAGAcag ATAGAATTGAGAAAGGTTGAACGATTCAAGTTTTATGATCGAGCACGAACAGCTTTTGCTGTTGTAGCAACAGG aGAAAAGGCTTTGTATGGTAATCTGATTTTGAAGAAAGGTGTCATATCCTCTTCACAATGA